The Fusarium graminearum PH-1 chromosome 2, whole genome shotgun sequence genome includes a region encoding these proteins:
- a CDS encoding alpha-N-arabinofuranosidase precursor: MQLQSILALGIVTTARLAVAGPCDIYNSGGTPCIAAHSTTRSLYSNYNGGLYQIKRASDGSTTDIKPLAKGGVADASAQDTFCSGTTCLITIIYDQSGRSNHLTQAPPGGFNGPEANGYDNLASADGAPVTLNGKKAYGVFISPGTGYRNNHVSGSATGDQPEGIYAVLDGTHYNGGCCFDYGNAEISSKDTGNGHMEAIYFGDNTVWGSGSGKGPWIMADLENGLFSGKNPKNNAADPSINDRFISAVVKGKPGTWSIRGGNAASGGLSTFYNGAYPDGGYNPMKKEGAIILGIGGDNSVGAQGTFYEGVMTSGYPSDATENAVQADIVAAKYATTSMTSGTALSVGSSVSLKVTTSGYTDRYLAHTNSDVNTQVVSASSTAALRKQASWTVRTGLANSGCVSFESVDTPGSFLRHFSFTLVVNKNDGTKAFNEDATFCPQKGLNNQGSSIRSWNYPTRYFRHYNNKGYAASNGGVHDFDADKSFTDDASFVVAKSLA; this comes from the coding sequence ATGCAGTTACAAAGCATTCTCGCTCTTGGTATCGTTACCACGGCACGTCTTGCTGTCGCTGGACCATGCGATATCTACAACAGTGGTGGCACACCCTGTATCGCTGCACACAGCACCACCCGGTCTCTATATAGCAACTACAATGGTGGACTCTACCAGATCAAGCGTGCATCTGATGGCTCAACTACAGACATCAAGCCTCTAGCAAAGGGTGGCGTCGCGGATGCCTCTGCACAAGACACCTTCTGCAGCGGTACCActtgtctcatcaccatcatttATGACCAATCTGGTCGCAGCAATCACTTGACCCAAGCACCCCCTGGTGGCTTCAACGGACCAGAGGCCAATGGTTACGATAACTTGGCGAGTGCTGATGGTGCACCGGTGACCCTCAACGGGAAGAAAGCGTATGGCGTTTTCATCTCTCCTGGAACTGGGTACCGTAACAACCATGTCAGCGGTTCCGCTACAGGTGATCAGCCAGAGGGTATATATGCCGTCCTCGATGGTACACACTACAACGGAGGTTGCTGCTTCGATTATGGCAATGCCGAGATCAGCAGCAAAGATACAGGAAATGGCCACATGGAAGCCATTTACTTTGGCGACAACACTGTCTGGGGGTCCGGTTCTGGTAAAGGACCTTGGATCATGGCAGATCTCGAAAATGGTCTCTTTTCGGGCAAGAACCCAAAGAACAACGCGGCAGACCCGTCCATCAATGACAGATTCATCAGTGCAgttgtcaagggcaagccTGGTACATGGTCAATCCGGGGAGGAAATGCTGCTTCTGGCGGTCTGTCTACATTCTACAACGGCGCATATCCCGACGGAGGATACAACCcaatgaagaaggaaggcgccatcatcttgggcatCGGCGGCGACAATAGTGTTGGTGCGCAAGGTACCTTTTACGAGGGAGTTATGACGTCTGGTTATCCTTCCGACGCCACTGAGAATGCTGTGCAGGCTGATATCGTGGCTGCAAAATATGCCACGACGTCAATGACAAGTGGCACTGCACTCTCGGTTGGATCATCTGTATCACTCAAGGTCACAACATCAGGTTATACAGACCGCTACCTCGCGCATACCAACTCAGACGTCAACACACAGGTTGTCAGTGCCTCTAGCACGGCCGCGCTTAGGAAGCAGGCTAGCTGGACTGTCCGCACCGGTCTTGCCAACAGCGGTTGTGTCTCGTTTGAGTCCGTCGATACACCTGGAAGTTTCCTCAGGCATTTCTCGTTCACTCTCGTTGTGAACAAGAACGATGGAACCAAGGCGTTTAACGAAGACGCTACTTTCTGTCCACAGAAGGGTTTGAACAACCAAGGAAGCTCAATTCGATCTTGGAATTACCCAACTCGTTACTTCCGtcactacaacaacaagggttATGCTGCGTCGAACGGTGGTGTCCACGATTTTGATGCTGATAAGAGTTTCACGGATGATGCCagttttgttgttgcaaaGAGTCTTGCCTAG